The nucleotide sequence TTGTAGGGAGCTGACGGAGAGCCCGTCCCGGTGGTGTCGTTGCCGAGGCCCGCGTCGACGAACCACAAAGGGGGAGTGGAGGACAGGAACTCGTAAGCGCCCATATCCGGCGCGGCCCCGATAATACGAGGTGCGCCGTCCAGGTCAATGGCGGGCAGGTTGGGCGCGGCCGCGGAGGCGACGTTGATACAGGGCGAGGTGGACTGCAAGCGGTAGTTGCCGGCGGCGGCATTCACGAAAACGGGGTCCCGGGTGAAGTTGCCGGTTCCGGAATAACCGCCACTCACATCTGAGTACGTGACGGTGGCTGTCGTTCCAGACAATGCGTAGACTCCGGAAACAGCGACCGAGGCGCCCCAGACGATTGAGTTCGCCATCGCGATCTGGCCGTTAACCTGGACCCGCAGGAGAGCGCTGGCTCCAACAAAGGTGCAGTTCGTGAAGGAGGCTGCACCGCCCTGCACTTCCGCCGCCATACTCGTACTCGTGGCTCCCACGAACAGGCTGTCGTTAAGCGTCAGACTGCCAGGGGAGAGGAAGATCTGTGAGTTGAAGTTGACTGACTGGTTGCTCAGAAACAAACACCCGGTGGCCGTCATGCTGCCACCCTGGATGTCCATAGCGCCGCCAACGTTCCCGAAGTTACCGCTAAAGGTGCATCTCGTGGCCGTGCAGGCGCCGCCGAAGTGGCCGATGGCGCTCGTGGTGTTGTTGGAGAACGTGCAGTTCTTCACGGTGGTGTTGCCGGCCGCAAGGGCAAGAACGGTCCCGGTATACCCGCCGTTGCCGGAGAAACCGCAATCCGCGATGGCGGCATTCCCCCCGTAATCCACATAGATCGCATCCGCGCCGAGTCCCAAGACGTGGAACTCGTTTCCGCTGAAGATGCAGTTGGTCACGGAGACAGTACTGGAGCGTATGTACAACCCGGCGCCGATATGGTTGGTCGTGGCGTAGGCGTTCTTGATGGTCATACTGCTGACGGCCGCCGAGGCCTGTCCGCCGGCGATGCGAATGGCCGGCCCGAGCCGCTGGCAGTCCAGGATACAGGCGGCACGGTTGCCACTCTGGGACCGCAGCACGAGGTTCGTTGACCCGAAGTCCAGGTTAGTCTCGTTGTACGTGCCATCGGCCACAAGCACGGTATCCCCATTGGTACTTTTGGCGATGCCCTTGCCGATGGTCCTTAACGGCGACGCAAGCGTGCCGGCATTGGCGTCGTTACCCGTGATGGCCACATACCACACGGCGGCGCGAGCGGCCGGCGCGCCGAAAAGCAGGGCCGCCAGCGCCATCAGCGCAATGGAAGGATGGAAGTACCTGATTGTCATCGTCATGTCCTCTACTTCAGCGAGACGAGGACAAGGACGAGGCCCTTGCCGGATGCCAGCGGTGACATCGCCTTGCCGATGACGGCCCCATCGCGGCGTTCGCGGTCGGTCGCTCGCATGGCATGGCCCGGCGTGTCCGAGGTGGTCAGCATATCGCCGACAACAATGGAGCCGTTGGCATCCGCGTCGCAGTAGCACCATACGCGGCCGATGCTGGCCACGGGAAGGGCGCCATCGGCAATCGTCCCGGTCTGGCGGAGGGTGATGCCAGGTGCGATGCCATTGGCGCCGCTGAGGATCCCGGCCACCGCCTTGTCATACGCACTGGAGGCGACGCGCATCCAACCGATGTGGTCGGCATCCAGGGCCACCACCATGCCGGGCAGGGGCTTCACATCGCCCGCATTGGCCACGTTGTAGGGCTCCGCGACGTCGGACCCGCCCGTGATAGTGACCACCGGCGCGAAGACCTCGCCGGCGAAGGTTGCCCCGCCCTCGTTCCAGAACTTTATCTTGCGGCTGAGGCCGGTGGTACCGGCTCCGACGATGTCGAGGGAGTCGGCCGTGAACGTCTCGTAGCCGATCTTGCCGGCGTTCACGTCCTTGCCCGCGACCCCCGCACCGAACTCGAGCGTATTGCCGGCACTGATCCCTGACGCGGCGTTCGCCTTAAGGCCGCCTGCCGCGGTGAGGGCGCCTGTCACCGAAACGTTCCCAAGGAGAGTCGGTATGGTGGCGGAGGACATGGAGAGGGAACCCACGGAGAGGGCGCCGGTCACCGAAACGTTTCCGCTGAGCGTGGGTATGGCGGCGGAGGTTACGGAGAGGGAACCCGCGGAGAGGGCGCCGGTCACCGAAACGTTTCCATTGAGCGTCGGTATGGTGGCGGAGGACATAGTGAGGGAATTAGCGGAGAGGGAGCCTGTGGCTGCGACATTGCCGTTGGCGGCGATGCTGAAGATCGGGGTGGTTCCGATGCCGCCATCGGTGTAGAACTGGAACGGGGCCGCCGTGGTCACGAAGCGGATGGAGTCCCCTCCGACCTGCGAGTAGAGGCCGAGGTCGCTCGTGGTGTCTATCGCGGCGCCGCCCTTCTGGATGACACCGTTGGCGATGTTCATGCGCCCGATGACATCGAGCGTCTGAAGGGGTGATATCGTTCCGATGCCGACGCTGCCCTTGAAGTAGCCCTGTCCACCCCCGGTGACGCTGTAGACCCGGGCTCCTTTCTCCGCGTACCATGCGTGCGTTGCAGGTCCGCTCAGGTTCGTCTCGAAAGGTGCGGCTCCAAACGGCGCTAGGTCGCCCGAAAAGATGCCCACGCCAGGGCCCCCGGCTATATTGACGTGCAGCTGAGCTCCGGGGCTGGTGGTGCCGACGCCGATGTTGCCGCTGACCGCGTTCAGCGCCCCACCGGAGGCTTTCGCCAGCGACGCTGCATCCGAGGCCAACTGCG is from Armatimonadota bacterium and encodes:
- a CDS encoding DUF1565 domain-containing protein, which produces MTIRYFHPSIALMALAALLFGAPAARAAVWYVAITGNDANAGTLASPLRTIGKGIAKSTNGDTVLVADGTYNETNLDFGSTNLVLRSQSGNRAACILDCQRLGPAIRIAGGQASAAVSSMTIKNAYATTNHIGAGLYIRSSTVSVTNCIFSGNEFHVLGLGADAIYVDYGGNAAIADCGFSGNGGYTGTVLALAAGNTTVKNCTFSNNTTSAIGHFGGACTATRCTFSGNFGNVGGAMDIQGGSMTATGCLFLSNQSVNFNSQIFLSPGSLTLNDSLFVGATSTSMAAEVQGGAASFTNCTFVGASALLRVQVNGQIAMANSIVWGASVAVSGVYALSGTTATVTYSDVSGGYSGTGNFTRDPVFVNAAAGNYRLQSTSPCINVASAAAPNLPAIDLDGAPRIIGAAPDMGAYEFLSSTPPLWFVDAGLGNDTTGTGSPSAPYKTVTKVISVAGPGQSVYIMRGNYGSDRPRITKSLRFYNWFDTGWARIGKP